One Nerophis lumbriciformis linkage group LG19, RoL_Nlum_v2.1, whole genome shotgun sequence DNA segment encodes these proteins:
- the basp1 gene encoding brain acid soluble protein 1 homolog, with protein MGGKLSKKKKGYNVNDDKTKDANAEGAGPEDNQKLKDNKDEVATPADTKEATNDTAAKEAPAKEEEKNATKEPEKPVANAEPKTDGAKSVEPAKAEETPVVPKEPPSTAKDGGKDEANAKKTEAPKVEATPKVEAAPKANADPSASPDPKASDAKETPSSTAGPEAAPKEGNATEAPSKDQSVAAQD; from the coding sequence ATGGGAGGCAAACTgagcaagaagaagaagggcTACAACGTCAACGATGACAAGACCAAAGACGCCAATGCAGAGGGGGCGGGTCCCGAGGACAACCAGAAGCTAAAAGACAACAAAGACGAGGTGGCCACCCCCGCCGATACCAAGGAGGCGACCAACGACACGGCGGCCAAGGAGGCGCCGGCCAAGGAAGAGGAGAAGAACGCCACCAAGGAGCCGGAGAAACCCGTCGCCAACGCTGAGCCCAAAACGGATGGCGCCAAGAGTGTCGAGCCCGCCAAGGCAGAAGAGACCCCGGTTGTCCCAAAGGAGCCGCCCTCCACCGCTAAGGACGGCGGCAAAGATGAGGCCAATGCCAAAAAGACTGAGGCCCCCAAAGTCGAGGCGACCCCCAAAGTCGAGGCGGCACCCAAAGCCAATGCGGACCCCTCCGCGTCCCCAGACCCCAAAGCCTCGGACGCCAAGGAGACTCCAAGTTCAACGGCGGGCCCAGAAGCTGCGCCTAAAGAGGGCAACGCCACAGAGGCGCCCAGCAAGGATCAAAGTGTAGCAGCTCAAGATTAA